A single region of the Eremothecium gossypii ATCC 10895 chromosome V, complete sequence genome encodes:
- the HEM4 gene encoding uroporphyrinogen-III synthase HEM4 (Syntenic homolog of Saccharomyces cerevisiae YOR278W (HEM4)), whose translation MGQVEKIIFLKNKTVPEDHYETIFESNGFQTHFVPIITHEHLPDEVRGRLSDANYMKRLNCLVVTSQRTVECLYEDVLPSLPAEARKSLLNTPVFVVGRATQEFMERCGFTDVRGGSETGNGVLLAELMLNMIQKGDISSSGTFLLLVGEIRRDIIKKRLESAELEVEEIITYRTSPLHDISERFERVFTDNSWVVLFSPQGTNELLPLLRQGAAKIAAIGPTTAQYLLDNATPPILTSPKPEPSSLYNAIKDYLAASPMGN comes from the coding sequence ATGGGGCAAGTAGAAAAAATCATATTCCTTAAGAATAAGACAGTACCAGAGGACCATTACGAGACGATTTTTGAATCGAATGGCTTCCAGACTCACTTTGTACCCATAATAACCCATGAACACCTGCCAGATGAGGTTCGCGGTCGACTATCCGACGCGAATTACATGAAAAGGTTGAATTGTTTGGTGGTAACCTCTCAGAGGACTGTGGAGTGTCTCTATGAGGACGTTCTGCCCTCTCTTCCAGCTGAAGCACGCAAATCTCTTCTCAATACGCCAGTATTCGTGGTTGGGCGTGCCACTCAGGAATTTATGGAGAGATGCGGCTTTACGGACGTGAGAGGGGGATCTGAGACTGGTAATGGCGTTTTGCTAGCGGAGTTAATGTTAAATATGATCCAGAAGGGCGATATCAGCTCCTCGGGAACTTTTCTGCTGCTCGTGGGCGAGATCCGCCGCGATATAATTAAGAAACGGTTGGAATCGGCAGAACTAGAGGTTGAAGAGATAATCACGTATCGTACCAGCCCACTCCATGATATTAGTGAGCGCTTTGAACGTGTGTTCACCGATAACTCTTGGGTCGTGCTATTTAGTCCTCAGGGCACCAATGAACTGCTTCCCCTACTGAGACAGGGGGCTGCCAAGATTGCAGCTATTGGACCAACAACTGCGCAATATCTACTTGACAATGCCACTCCACCAATATTAACGAGCCCTAAACCTGAGCCCTCGAGCTTGTACAATGCAATAAAAGATTATTTGGCAGCGTCTCCTATGGGCAATTAG
- a CDS encoding AER353Wp (Syntenic homolog of Saccharomyces cerevisiae YMR219W (ESC1)): MNNGKRSLNSCNVPDRAARRFESPFAGTRRGDEGRVGKRINTAVRQRLQTQLRLEQRLQTMQEPEEAVQWAQSFVRRSRALLGRLRDEDMELQRQLSKDWRQRVEQAAHVERILADDSDTGGRYDAAPLPTHEEIAIESDGSANSMRLEFELDGSQEELGYLQAHAQGARRDSSPEDKISSYSSESSGIGGFGSSDYEEQGAQSEEYAASSRGDEALQLLALQAIDSMSAVTNDHGLRQDQLVGSLALPENIDSASEFEYDIASASPSGELLLGSPDSVAKMGSSGMNTPTSAETASPEASDEEIADAAPPQQLYSHLVSDSDRSPDAESDGMDEVADQDGIHTEEYTDASDDVIEVDADPYEVSQTENKSSDRDYARTEASDEIIASPMSSDGTYFSYREDTAPPEETARAELESQEPRTYRLIYTGSAYSENSQDAEPPHTDFAEYSSAFAENPFKEENQQIWDREALQTLVKQLHMKYSDRTEAGSGSSPLQPSKEQGQDTDMVTSSSSVAQGLSTVPTIAAPAISPEAQTAVGSSDASRSLQISAARLAEQPITASMTPERTVTQNELPFKTVKEKGMVVADLVTDDSLGENGLVVEQVSEESSYNGSPEVMQDPELLVEAVPDKLEVHEVASIIQDGILASSSMKTSVDQHNEKCNTSTENSEPTEHIESPSDTVIDSGEQIDAEPSTSSRDISQRLPTEGPSDKSVASSENVYQEGGQFIGQMEYDTKKDVEYHDQSPHRNESSSEGTSKIVPVIERPESVANSSSGVNQSPYFGSSGTETHIYSAVAPIKGKDIDKDDNGVFSSPTGTHLCNNSRPVEQAQHRQFAPKLEDLCERQSSSSEDQQNTDMNSQSKTSVLDQATIGTIEERRVASGHSVPGTPESDAEEFLLAESEHEVSDKLMGAALQSEAVAATPFNKAVPEQSTAVAAEGSLLGTPEEPAKVSPVSDGVELYELKDKQGGKGCAVSSTGKYQEVALIQEDAELLPYLVEKPTSEIVFEEPVPFSESSAKAIINSIKERETYSRSASREVKSSVFGGEHLNDLDNVVFEHPAELDLEVPLNSVLEEYRHDVDPSTSFEDHNENQSYEAEVLDIPCVGTLSTLAARTNTLKDGKKSEVEDDIAGKGKGSSSDPSSINSPEKSVASVEDQESAESSDINSNTSAVSMEVDVASQSEIPVEAAVDEHSPDKDKVESSRPHSAGRLIEYSVHSLGSLLGKLKGATTTAKELVHPTGGQEHAAREAVDQIEHTCPGRWLAQTDSNNVSDIDRNETPVKVDPIVIRESSAAQQEPIVIDSDEYEGELEVQSVPTTPIRSSEDSNQEGIIARIRGTLSRLYPPTNTGDTAPRTPVCERIFIEDDHAPSIAPSDTQAAAQPVASDMERLNPQASSPRSASRHFGTRTEETREITTKSLMVSDASAATVRSTKEKKRSVRRRKRPINDDSAIHVGKRRKVHADDSVTPRPTQGKQRKRSGNLKSQKKQKRRLRPRTK, translated from the coding sequence ATGAACAACGGTAAGCGCAGCTTAAACAGTTGCAATGTGCCGGACCGAGCGGCAAGGCGTTTTGAGTCTCCTTTCGCTGGTACCAGGAGAGGCGATGAGGGCCGAGTCGGCAAGAGAATTAACACAGCGGTGCGACAAAGATTGCAGACACAATTGAGGCTAGAGCAGCGGCTTCAGACGATGCAGGAGCCAGAGGAGGCGGTGCAGTGGGCGCAGTCGTTTGTGCGGCGAAGCAGGGCGCTCCTTGGCCGGCTACGAGATGAAGACATGGAGCTGCAACGGCAGCTGTCGAAGGACTGGAGACAGCGTGTGGAGCAGGCGGCTCATGTGGAGCGGATTCTTGCGGACGATTCGGACACGGGTGGGAGGTACGACGCAGCCCCATTGCCTACGCACGAGGAGATAGCAATTGAGAGCGATGGGAGCGCAAATTCTATGCGGCTGGAGTTTGAGCTTGATGGATCACAAGAGGAACTGGGCTACCTGCAGGCGCATGCCCAGGGGGCACGTCGCGACAGTTCGCCCGAGGACAAGATATCTAGCTATAGCAGTGAATCATCGGGAATCGGCGGATTCGGCAGCAGCGATTATGAGGAGCAGGGCGCGCAAAGCGAGGAATATGCTGCAAGCAGTCGCGGAGATGAGGCTCTGCAGTTGCTGGCGCTCCAGGCGATAGACAGTATGAGTGCAGTCACGAATGATCATGGTCTTCGGCAAGACCAGCTGGTAGGGTCCTTAGCGTTGCCAGAAAACATTGATAGTGCGTCAGAGTTCGAGTATGATATTGCGAGTGCCAGTCCGAGCGGGGAGCTCCTGCTGGGCTCGCCTGATTCAGTGGCAAAAATGGGGAGCAGCGGCATGAATACACCTACGAGTGCCGAGACAGCTTCCCCTGAGGCTAGCGATGAAGAAATAGCGGATGCGGCCCCACCCCAACAACTATACAGCCACTTGGTGAGCGACTCTGACAGGAGTCCAGATGCAGAGTCCGACGGCATGGACGAGGTAGCCGATCAAGACGGTATACATACTGAAGAATACACGGATGCCTCGGATGATGTCATCGAAGTTGATGCTGATCCGTACGAAGTCAGTCAGACGGAGAATAAAAGCTCAGACCGCGACTATGCCAGAACTGAGGCAAGTGACGAGATAATTGCATCCCCTATGAGCAGCGATGGTACCTACTTTTCATACCGGGAAGACACTGCTCCGCCGGAGGAGACCGCGCGTGCTGAATTGGAGTCGCAAGAGCCTCGCACCTACCGCTTGATCTACACAGGGTCAGCTTATAGTGAGAATTCACAGGATGCAGAGCCGCCACACACAGATTTCGCTGAATACTCTTCCGCGTTCGCAGAAAATCCATTCAAGGAGGAAAATCAGCAGATATGGGATAGGGAAGCGTTGCAAACTTTAGTAAAACAGCTTCATATGAAATACTCGGATAGAACTGAAGCTGGTTCAGGTTCGAGCCCACTGCAGCCTTCAAAAGAACAGGGACAAGACACCGACATGGTAACTTCCTCATCCAGCGTCGCTCAAGGCCTATCCACCGTGCCAACGATTGCAGCTCCAGCCATTTCTCCAGAGGCCCAAACAGCAGTTGGCTCAAGTGATGCTTCGAGATCTTTGCAGATCTCGGCTGCCCGACTGGCTGAACAGCCAATAACAGCTTCTATGACTCCTGAAAGAACTGTGACTCAGAACGAGCTCCCATTTAAGACCGTCAAAGAAAAAGGCATGGTAGTAGCAGATCTAGTTACCGATGATTCTCTGGGTGAAAATGGCTTGGTTGTTGAACAAGTATCTGAGGAGTCCTCGTATAATGGTAGTCCTGAAGTCATGCAAGATCCTGAACTTTTGGTAGAAGCAGTCCCTGATAAGTTAGAGGTACATGAAGTCGCTAGCATTATACAAGATGGGATATTAGCGTCCTCATCAATGAAGACATCAGTAGATCAGCATAATGAGAAATGCAACACTTCCACAGAAAATTCAGAACCTACAGAACACATTGAGTCGCCAAGCGACACAGTAATAGATAGTGGTGAACAAATAGATGCTGAACCGTCCACTTCATCAAGGGATATCAGCCAGAGGCTACCTACTGAGGGTCCTAGTGATAAATCTGTCGCCAGCAGTGAAAATGTTTACCAGGAAGGTGGCCAGTTCATTGGTCAAATGGAGTACGATACAAAGAAAGATGTTGAATACCATGACCAATCTCCCCATAGAAATGAAAGTTCTTCAGAAGGGACAAGTAAGATAGTTCCGGTGATTGAGCGTCCGGAATCCGTAGCTAACTCAAGTTCAGGTGTTAATCAGTCACCATATTTTGGATCTAGTGGTACTGAGACACATATTTACTCTGCTGTCGCTCCAATAAAGGGAAAAGATATAGACAAGGACGATAATGGTGTCTTTTCTTCACCCACTGGAACTCACCTTTGCAATAACTCTAGACCGGTTGAGCAGGCACAGCATCGCCAGTTTGCCCCAAAATTGGAGGATCTATGCGAACGTCAGTCGTCTTCTTCTGAAGACCAGCAAAATACAGACATGAACTCTCAGAGTAAAACTTCCGTCTTGGATCAAGCGACTATCGGGACCATTGAAGAGAGGCGCGTAGCATCTGGCCATTCAGTGCCGGGAACTCCAGAGAGCGATGCTGAAGAGTTTTTACTTGCAGAATCTGAACATGAAGTGTCAGATAAATTGATGGGAGCTGCGCTTCAGTCGGAAGCAGTCGCTGCAACACCATTTAATAAAGCAGTGCCTGAGCAGAGCACGGCGGTGGCTGCAGAAGGGAGTCTCCTTGGTACTCCTGAGGAACCGGCAAAAGTGTCACCCGTTTCTGATGGGGTGGAGCTCTATGAATTGAAAGATAAGCAAGGGGGTAAAGGATGTGCTGTTTCCTCGACTGGTAAATATCAAGAAGTCGCATTGATACAAGAAGATGCAGAGCTATTACCTTACCTAGTCGAAAAGCCGACGTCGGAAATTGTTTTTGAAGAGCCAGTCCCTTTCTCGGAATCATCCGCTAAGGCCATTATAAATTCCATAAAAGAGCGAGAAACATACTCGCGCTCTGCGTCTCGTGAGGTTAAAAGTAGTGTTTTTGGAGGGGAACACTTAAACGATCTTGATAACGTCGTATTTGAGCACCCAGCTGAGCTTGACCTTGAAGTACCCTTGAATTCCGTTTTGGAGGAGTATCGTCATGATGTTGACCCATCGACTAGTTTTGAAGATCATAATGAAAACCAATCATATGAAGCTGAGGTTTTAGACATCCCATGTGTGGGCACTTTGTCAACATTGGCCGCTAGAACCAACACACTAAAGGATGGTAAAAAATCGGAGGTAGAAGACGATATCGCTGGAAAAGGAAAAGGCTCATCTTCTGATCCATCTTCTATTAATTCTCCCGAAAAATCTGTTGCATCAGTGGAAGACCAAGAATCAGCAGAATCAAGTGATATCAACAGCAATACCAGCGCTGTTTCTATGGAAGTTGATGTTGCCTCTCAGTCAGAAATACCAGTCGAAGCTGCCGTTGATGAGCATTCCCCTGACAAAGACAAGGTCGAAAGCTCTAGGCCTCATTCTGCGGGGCGCCTAATTGAATACTCGGTTCATTCCCTTGGTAGCCTGCTAGGCAAACTGAAGGGTGCTACAACTACTGCAAAAGAACTTGTCCATCCTACAGGTGGTCAGGAACACGCTGCCCGAGAGGCTGTTGACCAGATCGAGCATACTTGTCCTGGGCGATGGCTCGCTCAGACGGATTCAAACAATGTCTCGGATATAGATCGTAATGAAACGCCTGTTAAAGTTGATCCCATTGTTATCCGCGAAAGTTCAGCTGCCCAACAGGAACCAATTGTAATTGATAGTGATGAGTATGAAGGCGAACTGGAAGTCCAGTCTGTCCCTACCACTCCTATCCGCTCATCAGAGGACTCCAACCAAGAAGGAATTATTGCGCGAATACGGGGCACCTTAAGTCGGTTGTATCCTCCGACCAACACTGGCGATACTGCTCCCAGAACACCTGTCTGCGAGCGTATATTCATTGAAGACGACCACGCTCCATCAATAGCCCCTTCAGATACacaagcagctgctcaaCCTGTGGCATCTGATATGGAACGCCTTAACCCACAAGCGAGTTCTCCGCGCAGTGCGTCCAGGCATTTTGGTACCAGAACAGAAGAGACGCGGGAAATCACTACGAAGTCACTGATGGTTAGTGACGCTAGTGCTGCTACCGTGCGGAGCACCAAGGAAAAAAAGAGAAGTGTGCGTCGCCGAAAACGTCCAATTAATGACGACTCTGCCATCCACGTAGGTAAGCGTAGGAAGGTGCATGCAGACGATTCAGTGACACCTCGTCCAACACAGGGAAAGCAGAGGAAGCGGTCAGGTAACTTGAAGTCCCAGAAGAAACAAAAAAGGAGGTTACGGCCCAGAACCAAGTAA
- the TRS130 gene encoding transport protein particle complex II subunit TRS130 (Syntenic homolog of Saccharomyces cerevisiae YMR218C (TRS130)) — translation MAQSSRCYTVKVSYFDPLAVFDTVRPEFDARLPLGTLHWKRPNGTLKTITQLPVEFEPSLEAGSDDLLHDKPFIFMIFVSCASMREYRNKVRPLIRQWLPAEADEDRGLVLPSEYMIMLHSNTEIVDSNLFKTVSVMEKLNKDFPSVRVTELRSVYRNSQEKQDFWAGAVASLKNTLLEIFQRRLEIFQQALGEEDLPFLRELVLQENLLKLYLSFNVYEEAAAQLDVIKDNLMAAGDMQNLPAGELEVPFMLPPDNSSCTLSRLTAENALTKYKLYKYIFKQQRELLSHTSSSTSAYHMYLSIVRDFYSQIKLAFHQSLDLLQFEYYFFEYALRHELIGHAASAISKKIYAVLKLQQRDCWLRLVYSNTDYRVASISIPISGVKYSDHLLKDTFSSESVFYGNFLEKTSHLLEIFKECGDSDRKVVEWLSIQIACLYFQQERYALALKNLRLHYENFLDSKWDVIGCRLLELFIKCLHKCPEIEYLETDGEEIPVSSILCNSYLNLLVYSSSSKQYWWGEFLKLSQIDASNLLYPLENLFTVNISREPYFSKANTYALDVSLENALVPTDIHIHSAELLLKSSNDDFLTFSCKNQVIKHGSNTLTLETTNVRFTTFTFVSFAVTVGDTVFKRIYDSSQANSLHLKELYQEDNFRYSIKQSKMALFSEKKLQIEYFNNDSIEEFSLELKALSIEEELKPNFAFDAGFSLFELCIDDFNQREIIYYTNGTIDRIRLHSLLTFRKGGVNYTQWKPIEINIQLPLAVSVEDIFKSNAFYFKFMVTPSADMPIALHSSSLIVKEPSGKYTISDDFRPTSWIPLTADPANQYLNYYQVKVSEGQKFDPADLFELYVEYNTLKEELDHFISISIFKNNELPSNRLEQWSLFWGHTILPQLVYDYAYFNRTRVVKILNEVQLLLNDLSSSISDSEILNRYGSYLKLLASGIEFSPDKHGSSIQPNTLIVPVHLPSIKQLFSVRLSATSHEVLHVGDAVTIDVEVCNLSTQWVMEREPLTYIVEFSNSPDWSINGRRRSVIVGDHLVFSIQLISLRRGYLIYPKAEIYSNEKDKVVEVVHIYQRDKIFVI, via the coding sequence ATGGCGCAGAGCAGCAGGTGCTATACCGTGAAAGTCAGCTATTTTGATCCGCTAGCTGTGTTTGACACAGTGCGGCCAGAGTTCGATGCCCGGCTGCCGCTGGGGACGCTGCATTGGAAACGCCCCAATGGGACGCTCAAGACAATCACGCAGCTGCCGGTTGAGTTTGAGCCGTCTTTGGAGGCCGGATCGGACGATCTGCTGCATGACAAGCCGTTTATCTTCATGATCTTTGTCTCGTGTGCGAGTATGCGGGAGTACCGGAACAAGGTGAGGCCGCTTATACGACAATGGCTGCCGGCCGAGGCCGACGAGGACCGGGGACTTGTGCTGCCCTCGGAATACATGATCATGCTGCATTCCAACACGGAGATCGTTGACTCGAACCTGTTTAAGACTGTATCCGTGATGGAAAAGCTCAACAAGGACTTCCCGTCGGTGCGCGTGACGGAGCTACGGTCCGTGTACCGCAACTCGCAGGAGAAGCAGGATTTTTGGGCCGGTGCGGTAGCCTCGCTGAAGAACACGTTGCTCGAGATTTTCCAGCGACGCCTCGAGATATTTCAGCAGGCCCTCGGGGAGGAGGACCTGCCGTTTCTTCGGGAATTGGTGCTGCAAGAAAACTTGCTGAAGCTGTACCTCAGTTTTAATGTGTACGAGGAGGCGGCTGCGCAGCTGGATGTTATCAAAGACAATCTCATGGCAGCGGGCGACATGCAAAATTTGCCCGCTGGTGAGTTGGAGGTGCCTTTTATGCTGCCTCCAGATaacagcagctgcacgctCTCCCGGCTGACGGCGGAGAATGCGCTCACCAAGTACAAGTTGTACAAATATATTTTTAAGCAGCAGCGTGAACTGCTCTCACACACTTCATCATCAACATCAGCATACCACATGTATCTTTCGATTGTTAGAGACTTCTACTCCCAGATTAAATTGGCATTTCATCAGTCGCTAGATCTTCTGCAGTTTGAATACTATTTCTTTGAATATGCCCTGCGGCACGAATTGATAGGGCATGCTGCGTCTGCGATCAGTAAGAAAATCTACGCTGTACTAAAGCTTCAGCAGCGTGACTGCTGGCTTCGACTTGTGTATTCGAATACTGACTATAGGGTAGCTTCGATTAGCATACCCATTTCAGGAGTTAAATATAGTGATCATCTATTAAAGGATACATTCAGCTCTGAGTCGGTATTTTATGGGAATTTTCTGGAGAAGACAAGTCATCTTCTTGAGATCTTCAAAGAATGCGGGGACAGTGATAGAAAGGTTGTTGAGTGGCTCTCAATCCAAATCGCATGTCTATATTTCCAGCAGGAGAGATATGCACTAGCTCTGAAGAATTTACGCTTGCATTATGAAAACTTTTTGGACTCAAAGTGGGATGTTATAGGTTGCCGCTTACTGGAGCTTTTTATAAAATGTCTCCATAAGTGTCCCGAGATAGAATATCTAGAAACGGACGGCGAGGAGATACCGGTATCCAGCATACTTTGTAACTCGTATCTGAATTTGTTAGTGTATTCCTCGAGTTCTAAACAATATTGGTGGGGGGAATTTCTAAAGTTGTCACAAATTGATGCCAGTAATTTACTGTACCCATTGGAGAATCTGTTCACCGTTAACATATCGCGCGAACCGTACTTCTCAAAGGCGAATACTTATGCATTAGATGTGAGTTTGGAAAACGCTTTAGTACCTACTGACATACATATCCACTCTGCGGAATTACTGTTGAAGAGCTCGAACGATGATTTCCTTACCTTCTCATGCAAGAATCAAGTCATAAAACATGGATCTAACACACTTACATTAGAGACAACTAATGTCAGATTCACGACTTTTACTTTTGTCAGCTTTGCCGTTACTGTTGGCGATACGGTCTTTAAGAGGATTTACGATTCCTCACAGGCCAACTCGTTACATCTGAAAGAACTATATCAGGAGGACAACTTTCGGTATTCCATAAAACAATCAAAGATGGCATTGTTCAGTGAAAAGAAACTGCAAATTGAATATTTCAATAACGATTCCATAGAGGAATTCTCACTCGAACTCAAAGCTCTATCAATTGAGGAAGAACTGAAACCAAATTTTGCTTTTGATGCTGGGTTTTCTCTTTTTGAACTTTGCATTGATGATTTTAATCAGCGAGAGATCATATACTATACTAACGGTACTATTGACCGGATCAGGCTACACTCTCTGTTAACCTTCCGGAAGGGTGGCGTGAATTATACCCAATGGAAACCTATTGAAATTAACATACAACTACCATTGGCAGTATCGGTTGAAGATATTTTCAAAAGCAACGCTTTTTACTTTAAGTTTATGGTTACTCCATCCGCAGACATGCCTATTGCATTACATTCCTCTTCACTCATAGTTAAGGAGCCCAGCGGGAAATATACGATTTCTGATGACTTCAGACCAACATCGTGGATCCCTTTGACCGCGGATCCTGCCAATCAGTACTTGAACTACTATCAGGTAAAAGTTAGTGAGGGACAAAAGTTTGATCCAGCTGATCTATTCGAACTTTACGTAGAGTACAACACCCTGAAGGAAGAATTGGATCATTTCATCTCGATAAGCATTTTCAAAAACAATGAACTTCCTTCTAATAGGTTGGAACAGTGGAGTTTGTTCTGGGGGCATACCATCTTGCCTCAGCTAGTATACGACTATGCATATTTTAATCGCACCAGGGTAGTCAAAATATTAAATGAAGTCCAATTACTTTTGAATGACCTCTCCTCGTCCATTAGTGATTCTGAGATCTTGAACCGGTATGGTAGCTATCTCAAGTTATTAGCTTCTGGCATAGAGTTCTCTCCCGACAAACACGGCTCTAGTATCCAACCCAATACGTTAATTGTCCCAGTGCATCTTCCATCCATCAAACAGCTATTCAGTGTTCGCTTGTCTGCCACAAGCCACGAAGTATTACATGTGGGGGATGCGGTCACAATTGATGTAGAAGTGTGCAACTTGTCTACGCAGTGGGTGATGGAAAGGGAACCATTGACATATATTGTCGAGTTCAGCAACAGCCCTGACTGGTCAATTAACGGCAGGCGCCGTTCTGTAATAGTAGGCGACCATTTAGTATTCTCGATTCAGTTGATCTCTTTGCGGCGCGGCTATTTAATATATCCAAAGGCAGAGATCTATAGCAACGAGAAGGACAAAGTGGTGGAAGTTGTGCACATATACCAGCGCGATAAAATATTTGTTATTTGA
- the GUA1 gene encoding GMP synthase (glutamine-hydrolyzing) (Syntenic homolog of Saccharomyces cerevisiae YMR217W (GUA1)), whose product MAAVEQVSSVFDTILVLDFGSQYSHLITRRLREFNVYAEMLPCTQKISELGWKPKGVILSGGPYSVYAADAPHVDRAVFELGVPILGICYGLQELAWIAGAEVGRGEKREYGRATLHVEDSACPLFNNVDSSTVWMSHGDKLHALPADFHVTATTENSPFCGIAHDSKPIFGIQFHPEVTHSSQGKTLLKNFAVEICQAAQTWTMENFIDTEIQRIRTLVGPTAEVIGAVSGGVDSTVAAKLMTEAIGDRFHAILVDNGVLRLNEAANVKKILGEGLGINLTVVDASEEFLTKLKGVTDPEKKRKIIGNTFIHVFEREAARIQPKNGEEIEFLLQGTLYPDVIESISFKGPSQTIKTHHNVGGLLDNMKLKLIEPLRELFKDEVRHLGELLGISHELVWRHPFPGPGIAIRVLGEVTKEQVEIARKADHIYIEEIRKAGLYNKISQAFACLLPVKSVGVMGDQRTYDQVIALRAIETTDFMTADWYPFEHEFLKHVASRIVNEVEGVARVTYDITSKPPATVEWE is encoded by the coding sequence ATGGCTGCTGTTGAACAAGTTTCTAGCGTGTTTGACACCATTTTGGTGCTGGACTTCGGGTCCCAGTACTCGCATCTGATCACGCGGCGGCTGCGTGAGTTTAATGTGTACGCGGAGATGCTTCCGTGTACGCAGAAGATCAGCGAGCTGGGCTGGAAGCCAAAGGGTGTGATTTTGTCAGGCGGGCCGTACTCCGTGTACGCGGCAGATGCTCCGCACGTGGACCGGGCGGTGTTCGAGTTGGGCGTTCCAATTCTGGGCATCTGCTACGGGCTACAGGAGCTTGCGTGGATAGCCGGCGCAGAGGTGGGGCGCGGCGAGAAGCGCGAGTACGGGCGCGCGACGCTGCACGTGGAGGACAGCGCGTGCCCGCTGTTCAACAACGTGGACAGCAGCACGGTGTGGATGTCGCACGGTGACAAGCTGCACGCACTACCTGCGGATTTCCACGTCACTGCGACGACGGAGAACTCTCCTTTCTGCGGGATTGCACACGACTCGAAGCCAATCTTCGGGATCCAGTTCCACCCTGAGGTGACGCACTCCTCGCAGGGGAAGACGTTGCTGAAGAACTTTGCGGTGGAGATCTGCCAGGCCGCGCAGACCTGGACGATGGAAAACTTCATTGACACCGAGATCCAGCGGATCCGGACCCTTGTGGGCCCCACCGCGGAAGTCATCGGTGCTGTGTCCGGCGGTGTCGACTCGACCGTCGCTGCGAAGCTGATGACCGAGGCCATCGGCGACCGGTTCCACGCGATCCTGGTCGACAACGGTGTTCTGCGCCTCAACGAAGCGGCCAATGTGAAGAAAATCCTCGGCGAGGGCTTGGGCATCAACTTGACTGTTGTTGACGCCTCCGAAGAGTTCTTGACGAAGCTCAAGGGCGTCACGGACCCTGAGAAGAAGAGAAAGATCATCGGTAACACCTTCATTCATGTTTTTGAGCGCGAGGCAGCCAGGATCCAGCCTAAGAACGGCGAGGAGATTGAGTTCCTGTTGCAGGGTACCCTATACCCTGACGTTATCGAGTCCATTTCCTTTAAGGGCCCATCTCAGACGATCAAGACCCACCATAACGTCGGTGGTCTTTTGGACAACATGAAACTGAAGCTCATTGAGCCTTTGCGCGAGCTTTTCAAGGACGAGGTGAGACACCTGGGAGAACTATTGGGGATCTCCCACGAGTTGGTCTGGAGACATCCGTTCCCAGGCCCAGGTATCGCCATCCGTGTGCTAGGCGAGGTCACCAAGGAGCAGGTGGAGATTGCCAGAAAGGCAGACCACATCTACATCGAGGAGATCAGGAAAGCAGGTCTATACAACAAGATTTCTCAAGCTTTTGCTTGCTTGCTGCCTGTTAAGTCTGTGGGTGTCATGGGTGACCAGAGAACCTACGACCAGGTCATTGCTCTAAGAGCAATTGAGACCACGGACTTCATGACTGCCGACTGGTATCCATTTGAGCACGAATTCTTGAAGCATGTCGCATCCCGTATTGTTAACGAGGTTGAAGGTGTTGCCAGAGTCACCTACGACATAACTTCTAAGCCTCCAGCTACCGTTGAATGGGAATAA